A genomic window from Leptospira stimsonii includes:
- the ompL47 gene encoding multi-beta-barrel domain surface protein OmpL47, whose translation MKGSYLARLAIAFLMSFSVALVAQEDLDENSTPQATTQGQTGATAPAATTKTAGNTQSDDVKNADLYVNSKSSFEISAKDDSSTVDYIEYKIGDADYAKYTSPITILKEGVNRLTYRAVDKAGNKEPAKALVVVVDNTAPTVKIAPSEILYNLDGYNYGSKNVTYTITAVDGLSGVKEVKYSINGGDLKTYDNQPIKLERAGVNLIKYSAVDNSGNATSEAILVVTLDDVKPEVEIQGNTPLVIIDGKTYSRKGNSFTIKALDGQSGIKRILIKVDNAPDFVPYAESIVIDSQGEHTIEAKAVDNVGNESETKKVSFSVDVNPPTTQIRKVDASSNSNTQPAAPQPQPAKPATTTPAPAKK comes from the coding sequence ATGAAGGGTTCTTATCTTGCAAGACTCGCAATCGCTTTTTTAATGTCCTTTTCCGTGGCTCTCGTCGCACAGGAAGATCTGGACGAAAATTCTACCCCTCAGGCAACGACCCAAGGGCAAACAGGGGCGACGGCGCCTGCGGCTACCACTAAAACTGCAGGAAACACTCAAAGTGATGACGTAAAGAATGCAGATCTTTATGTGAACTCTAAAAGTTCTTTTGAAATTTCCGCTAAAGACGATTCCAGCACCGTAGATTATATTGAATACAAGATCGGCGACGCTGATTATGCAAAATATACTTCTCCGATCACGATTTTAAAAGAAGGCGTAAACCGTCTTACGTATAGAGCTGTGGACAAAGCAGGAAACAAAGAACCTGCAAAGGCTCTTGTCGTAGTTGTGGACAACACCGCTCCAACCGTTAAAATCGCTCCGAGCGAAATTCTCTACAATCTCGACGGATACAATTACGGTTCTAAGAACGTAACTTATACGATCACGGCAGTCGACGGACTTTCCGGAGTCAAAGAAGTGAAGTATTCCATCAACGGCGGGGATTTGAAAACCTATGACAACCAGCCGATTAAATTGGAAAGAGCAGGCGTCAATCTAATCAAGTATTCCGCAGTCGACAATTCAGGAAACGCAACCTCGGAAGCGATTCTCGTGGTTACTCTCGATGACGTAAAACCGGAAGTTGAAATTCAAGGAAATACTCCTCTCGTCATCATCGACGGAAAAACGTATTCCAGAAAAGGAAACTCTTTCACCATCAAAGCGTTGGATGGACAATCCGGAATCAAAAGAATTCTGATCAAAGTCGACAACGCTCCTGATTTTGTTCCTTATGCGGAATCCATCGTAATCGATTCTCAAGGAGAACACACGATCGAAGCGAAAGCGGTGGACAATGTAGGAAACGAAAGTGAAACAAAAAAAGTCAGCTTTTCCGTGGACGTAAATCCTCCGACTACTCAGATTCGGAAGGTGGATGCAAGCTCAAACAGCAACACACAACCTGCTGCTCCTCAGCCTCAACCAGCAAAGCCGGCGACTACAACTCCAGCTCCTGCTAAAAAGTAA
- a CDS encoding flagellar filament outer layer protein FlaA: MKKKSFFSRRENLLSIYVLLGMLLFFKLPNPLDAQEKSPAEIWKQVVVEDFETKDWSKKNLKTRLAKEYDPDIRTSSLLLSPERNSSKSLLLEVPADKNQSFEILWESPWRTRGFVQEFQFHVYSSGSGASLYVLLRDSTLEVKKILITHLSFEGWKKIKLNVVRKVRQDDIVFTKQAPLEFLGLLYEAPFEMKRGTRDLFAIDDILAIIRDKNRMFPNDKALVR; this comes from the coding sequence ATGAAAAAAAAATCCTTCTTCTCAAGGAGAGAGAACTTACTTTCAATTTACGTTCTCTTAGGGATGCTTCTTTTTTTCAAATTGCCCAATCCCTTAGACGCTCAAGAAAAATCTCCCGCGGAAATTTGGAAACAAGTGGTCGTAGAGGATTTTGAGACGAAAGACTGGAGTAAAAAGAATCTGAAGACACGTCTGGCGAAGGAATACGATCCTGACATAAGAACTTCCTCCCTTCTCCTAAGTCCCGAGAGGAATTCTTCCAAAAGTCTTCTTTTAGAAGTGCCCGCCGATAAAAATCAGTCTTTTGAAATACTCTGGGAATCTCCTTGGAGGACGCGCGGTTTCGTTCAGGAATTTCAGTTTCACGTCTATTCCTCCGGATCCGGAGCGTCGCTTTACGTTTTGTTAAGAGATTCTACTTTAGAAGTTAAGAAAATACTAATTACTCATCTTAGTTTTGAAGGTTGGAAAAAAATCAAACTCAACGTGGTGAGAAAGGTTAGACAAGACGATATCGTTTTTACAAAACAAGCGCCCTTGGAATTCTTGGGTCTTCTTTATGAGGCTCCTTTCGAAATGAAACGAGGAACCAGAGATCTATTTGCTATCGACGATATTCTTGCGATCATCAGAGATAAAAATCGAATGTTCCCGAACGATAAAGCCCTCGTTCGTTAA
- a CDS encoding PAS domain-containing sensor histidine kinase, protein MIRFRIPSFLMPPVFSDTEKDFSVRLMYGIMIACLAVALGYRILHPILAEKPKAIYIAAYLIPVAVLVCHIIAKTGRLLLAAHVMIGIEWLATFGIMFREGATQTVVFPFSLVLILISALLLGTRAVYFYATLSVSLAVLSEYLIQKGMITPVESPTGPWSVLMGEISAFILVAILMRYTLLGFKKVKRELSDVQRYAKLGGWSLNAETLELTLTKEYQFILGDSTAIESVNMSFSSFVSSYVEEEDRVKLLSLLAECLTHRDDPNYTIEFVYQIKRIDGKNRFLSVKGRFLNSILAYGTAQDITEKYLAEEALRPTQEIYSKVFTLSPISTTISTVEEGRYIEVNDSFVNLFGYSREESIGRTSAELNIWPDPKVRTDYLERLIREKILLDQELILRAKDGRAIHAECYSMFAEINGKLCVINLVKDISEKKEAEALRRLNKEISDQKELIEKQKQELEEILQNLKKTQNQLIVSEKMAALGQLVAGIAHEINNPIGVIKAANDSIQNYFEHSTDRLSRHSDLIQGLDISLLKELFAFMNKGKRIHEIISPKEARLKIKDLEVKLKERKIENAHSIAQDLVESGLEDALEEFPKLFSGEHVPILFNFAMEEIQASKSSRLIDMSVNRTSKVVFALRKFAHFGSEGIKTSVILSEGLETVLTIYQNQLKTGVEIHKNYEDVPPIQGYADDLIHVWTNLIYNAVQAMSFKGVLGIGIRRSGENEVEVIVSDSGPGIPLVVQDRIFEPFFTTKGQGEGSGLGLDIARRIIETHGGSIRFETSPAGTRFFVLLPIA, encoded by the coding sequence ATGATTCGTTTTAGAATACCTTCTTTCCTGATGCCGCCCGTTTTTTCAGATACGGAGAAGGATTTTTCCGTTCGTTTGATGTACGGGATCATGATTGCCTGTTTGGCGGTGGCACTCGGTTATAGGATTTTGCACCCCATTCTCGCGGAAAAACCGAAGGCGATCTACATTGCGGCCTATCTCATTCCGGTAGCGGTTCTTGTCTGTCATATCATCGCTAAGACCGGAAGACTATTGCTTGCGGCCCATGTTATGATCGGAATCGAATGGTTGGCGACATTCGGGATCATGTTTCGGGAAGGGGCGACCCAAACGGTCGTATTTCCCTTTAGCCTTGTATTGATTTTAATTTCCGCTCTACTTTTGGGAACCAGAGCCGTATATTTCTATGCTACACTCTCGGTTTCTCTGGCGGTTCTCAGCGAGTATCTGATTCAAAAGGGAATGATTACTCCTGTGGAAAGTCCAACGGGTCCATGGTCCGTTCTGATGGGAGAAATTTCCGCGTTTATACTCGTCGCCATTCTGATGAGATACACTCTGCTCGGTTTTAAGAAAGTCAAAAGAGAACTTTCCGACGTTCAACGTTATGCGAAATTGGGAGGCTGGAGTTTGAACGCGGAAACATTGGAGCTGACGTTGACTAAGGAATACCAGTTTATTTTGGGAGATTCTACCGCGATCGAATCCGTCAATATGTCCTTTTCATCCTTTGTAAGTTCGTACGTTGAGGAGGAAGACAGGGTAAAACTCCTTTCGTTACTCGCCGAATGTTTGACGCATAGGGATGATCCAAATTATACGATCGAGTTCGTTTATCAGATCAAAAGGATCGACGGAAAAAATCGTTTTCTTTCCGTAAAGGGAAGATTCCTCAATTCGATTCTCGCGTATGGGACCGCACAGGATATCACCGAAAAATATTTGGCAGAAGAAGCTCTGCGACCGACGCAGGAGATTTATTCCAAAGTGTTTACTTTGAGTCCGATTTCCACTACGATTTCAACCGTGGAAGAGGGAAGATACATCGAAGTCAACGATAGCTTCGTGAATTTGTTCGGATATTCTAGAGAGGAGTCCATCGGAAGAACGAGTGCCGAGTTGAACATCTGGCCCGATCCGAAAGTTCGCACGGATTATCTGGAAAGATTGATTCGGGAAAAAATTCTTCTGGATCAAGAGTTGATTTTGAGAGCAAAGGACGGAAGAGCCATTCACGCGGAATGTTATAGTATGTTCGCCGAGATCAACGGTAAACTTTGTGTGATCAATCTGGTGAAAGATATTTCGGAAAAAAAAGAGGCCGAAGCATTGCGAAGGTTGAATAAGGAAATTTCGGATCAAAAAGAATTGATCGAAAAACAAAAACAGGAATTGGAAGAGATTCTCCAGAACTTAAAAAAAACCCAGAACCAGTTGATCGTTTCCGAGAAGATGGCCGCCTTAGGACAGTTAGTCGCCGGTATCGCGCATGAAATCAATAATCCGATCGGAGTAATCAAAGCGGCGAACGATTCCATTCAGAATTATTTCGAACATTCCACGGACCGATTATCCCGTCATTCGGATTTGATTCAAGGTTTGGATATTTCCTTATTGAAGGAATTATTCGCTTTTATGAACAAAGGCAAAAGAATTCACGAAATCATTTCTCCAAAGGAAGCTCGTCTCAAGATCAAGGACCTGGAAGTAAAACTCAAAGAAAGGAAAATCGAAAATGCACATTCGATAGCGCAGGACTTGGTCGAATCCGGTTTGGAAGATGCTCTGGAAGAATTTCCTAAGTTATTTTCCGGAGAACACGTTCCGATTCTTTTCAACTTCGCCATGGAAGAGATCCAAGCTTCGAAAAGTTCCAGGCTCATCGATATGTCCGTGAATCGAACGTCCAAGGTTGTTTTTGCGCTTCGGAAATTCGCTCATTTCGGTTCGGAAGGAATTAAAACTTCCGTAATCCTCTCGGAAGGTTTAGAAACCGTTCTTACGATCTATCAGAATCAATTGAAAACGGGAGTGGAAATTCATAAAAATTACGAGGATGTTCCGCCAATTCAAGGTTATGCGGACGATCTCATCCACGTTTGGACGAATCTGATTTACAACGCCGTGCAAGCGATGTCATTCAAAGGAGTTCTGGGAATTGGGATAAGAAGGAGCGGCGAAAATGAAGTCGAAGTGATCGTGTCGGATTCGGGACCCGGGATTCCGCTTGTGGTTCAGGATCGAATCTTCGAACCTTTTTTTACAACCAAGGGGCAAGGAGAAGGTTCCGGTCTCGGTTTGGACATCGCGCGTAGAATCATCGAAACACACGGAGGTTCGATTCGTTTTGAGACTTCTCCCGCCGGCACCCGGTTCTTTGTTCTTCTTCCGATCGCTTAA
- a CDS encoding PAS domain-containing hybrid sensor histidine kinase/response regulator encodes MQNSLEQELRLRIQNDISFFDWIQNQAMDGLWILDLTSEKNFWFDKKFLRTLGLRQTPNDPSSVFTKESLRKLSEFIINIKEQVSEEREEFLSFYRNDKEIFLKNNLKTVKNEQGIAYLLLGGLDFSDKFLIQEESKNLRRPLDSILDSLPALIGYWDSNLINRFANKAYLEWFGMKPQEIYGKHIREVLGESLYEKNFPYMEKAIRGEIQSFERKIPMPDGKSYKYSLAQYIPNLVNGKPSGFFVIVSDITSIRETTEQLRKSEIELSTLFESLPIGVTLLNHDHEIVKVNPALGKIVSINNISLEKGYYKNRIYIKADGSHYTPEELPSFRARTGQFAIKDEVVGIQIENGSIIWTKVTAVPLNLPDYSVMILTYDITESKNFESELIKAKSLLEQTSRLVRIGAWAVDVRNGVGTWSAVTREMHEVPPDFEPTIESGLRFVKEGESRAMVKEAVENLISKGIPYDIEMQLVTYKGNELWVRSVANAEFENGVCIRIYGALYDIDERKKTEIALFQERSRLLAFVEHAPAAVAMFDTEIKYIAVSERWLADYHLQDRDILGLSHYEVFPNISQEWKETHQRCLSGEVLKNDEDVWRPAGWEYDQYLRWEVRPWYQLDGTIGGLMMFTQDITESCQQREELKKAKILAEKASRAKSEFLANMSHEIRTPLNGIIGFTDLLLRTNLDPTQHQYMMTVYQSAGSLLEVINDILDFSKIEAGKLELSNEMTDVWELGSQVVNTIKFQAHKKNLELLVNISPAVPKFVNTDSVRLRQIIVNLFSNAIKFTEEGEIEFRIEVLKTISEKKSVIRFSVRDTGIGIAKENQKRIFDAFSQEDASTTRRFGGTGLGLTISNQILAMMKSKLELESEVGIGSTFYFDIAMEVLDSNPTDELPRYESVKNVLIVDDNDNNRKILEEMLKLSNIPCELVKSGTEAIEKVAGGNRYDFVLLDYHMPFMDGMETAKIIRQKLNVTEQEQPIILLSSASDDSNTIEESQKVGIQEVMTKPIYIRELYDLIGRNQILKKPNLQKNENKTGEAVTSIRKAVKILIAEDNPVNMLLTKSIIARILPSAKIVEASNGLEAVEQTLKSIPDLIFMDIQMPDMNGYEATEAIRGLKMERRVPIIALTAGIVSGEREKCIEAGMDDYVSKPAVQADFTKVILNWLA; translated from the coding sequence ATGCAAAATTCCCTGGAACAGGAACTCCGTCTCCGGATTCAAAACGATATTTCCTTCTTCGATTGGATTCAAAACCAGGCGATGGATGGGTTATGGATTTTAGATCTAACGTCGGAGAAGAATTTTTGGTTTGATAAAAAATTCTTACGAACTCTCGGCCTCAGACAAACTCCGAACGACCCATCCTCGGTATTTACGAAGGAAAGCCTCCGAAAACTATCCGAATTCATCATTAATATAAAAGAACAAGTTTCGGAAGAACGCGAAGAATTTTTGTCTTTTTATCGCAATGATAAAGAAATTTTTCTCAAGAACAATTTAAAGACCGTAAAAAACGAGCAGGGAATCGCCTATCTTTTGTTAGGCGGGTTGGACTTTTCCGATAAATTCCTAATTCAGGAAGAATCAAAAAATCTCCGCAGACCACTCGATTCGATTTTGGACTCGTTACCCGCGCTTATCGGTTACTGGGATTCGAATCTTATAAATAGATTCGCTAATAAAGCGTATTTGGAATGGTTCGGAATGAAACCTCAAGAAATATACGGTAAACATATTCGAGAGGTTTTAGGAGAATCCCTTTATGAGAAAAATTTCCCCTATATGGAAAAAGCTATTCGAGGGGAAATACAGAGTTTCGAAAGAAAAATTCCGATGCCCGACGGAAAATCCTACAAATACTCTTTAGCTCAGTATATACCGAATCTTGTGAACGGAAAACCATCCGGCTTTTTCGTGATCGTCAGCGACATCACTTCGATTCGAGAGACGACGGAACAATTACGAAAGAGCGAAATTGAATTGAGTACTCTTTTCGAATCCCTACCCATCGGAGTGACTTTACTGAATCACGATCACGAAATCGTAAAAGTAAACCCTGCATTGGGAAAGATCGTCTCAATCAATAATATCAGTTTAGAAAAAGGATATTATAAAAATAGAATATATATTAAAGCAGACGGTTCGCATTATACGCCGGAAGAACTCCCGAGTTTTCGCGCAAGAACCGGACAATTCGCGATTAAAGACGAAGTAGTCGGAATTCAAATCGAAAACGGATCGATCATTTGGACCAAAGTTACTGCCGTACCATTGAATCTTCCTGATTATTCCGTAATGATTCTTACTTACGACATCACGGAAAGTAAGAATTTCGAAAGCGAACTGATCAAGGCAAAAAGTCTTTTAGAACAAACTAGTCGACTCGTTCGAATCGGAGCTTGGGCAGTGGACGTAAGAAACGGAGTCGGCACGTGGTCGGCGGTTACGAGAGAAATGCACGAAGTTCCTCCTGACTTCGAACCTACGATCGAAAGCGGACTTCGTTTTGTAAAGGAAGGAGAAAGCCGCGCAATGGTTAAGGAAGCCGTTGAAAATCTCATCTCAAAGGGAATTCCCTATGACATAGAAATGCAACTGGTCACGTACAAAGGCAATGAACTCTGGGTCCGTTCGGTCGCAAACGCGGAATTTGAAAATGGAGTTTGTATAAGAATCTACGGAGCATTATACGACATCGATGAAAGAAAGAAAACTGAGATCGCCCTCTTTCAAGAGAGATCGAGATTGCTCGCATTCGTCGAACACGCTCCGGCCGCGGTAGCGATGTTCGATACCGAAATCAAATATATCGCGGTCAGCGAAAGATGGCTCGCGGATTATCATCTCCAGGACCGAGACATCTTGGGCTTATCCCATTACGAAGTTTTTCCGAACATATCGCAGGAATGGAAGGAAACTCATCAGCGATGTCTTTCCGGAGAAGTCCTTAAAAACGATGAGGACGTATGGAGACCGGCCGGATGGGAATATGATCAATATTTGAGATGGGAAGTTCGACCATGGTATCAATTGGATGGAACGATCGGCGGTCTTATGATGTTTACGCAAGATATCACCGAAAGTTGCCAACAAAGGGAAGAACTCAAAAAAGCGAAAATTCTTGCGGAAAAAGCGAGCAGAGCAAAATCGGAATTCTTAGCCAATATGAGTCACGAAATCAGAACACCTCTGAACGGAATCATCGGATTTACCGATCTCTTACTCCGTACAAATCTGGACCCAACCCAACATCAATATATGATGACGGTTTATCAATCCGCAGGATCATTACTGGAAGTTATCAATGATATATTAGATTTCTCTAAAATTGAAGCCGGAAAACTCGAGCTTTCAAACGAAATGACGGATGTCTGGGAATTGGGAAGTCAAGTAGTAAACACGATTAAATTTCAAGCGCACAAGAAGAATCTGGAACTACTCGTAAACATATCTCCTGCGGTGCCTAAATTTGTAAACACGGATAGCGTACGACTAAGGCAGATTATCGTAAACCTATTCAGCAATGCGATCAAATTCACCGAGGAAGGAGAAATTGAATTTAGAATCGAGGTTTTAAAGACGATTTCCGAAAAAAAATCCGTGATTCGCTTTTCGGTGCGAGATACGGGCATTGGAATCGCGAAGGAAAACCAAAAAAGAATTTTCGACGCCTTTTCCCAAGAGGACGCTTCCACTACAAGAAGATTCGGAGGGACCGGATTGGGACTTACCATTTCCAATCAAATTCTCGCGATGATGAAAAGTAAATTGGAACTCGAAAGCGAAGTTGGAATAGGCAGTACATTTTACTTCGATATTGCGATGGAAGTCTTGGATTCAAATCCGACCGACGAATTGCCGAGATATGAAAGCGTTAAAAACGTATTGATCGTTGACGATAACGATAACAATCGGAAGATCCTGGAAGAAATGTTAAAATTATCGAATATACCTTGCGAACTCGTAAAAAGCGGAACCGAGGCGATAGAAAAAGTCGCCGGCGGGAATCGATACGACTTCGTACTGCTCGACTATCATATGCCTTTTATGGACGGAATGGAAACCGCAAAGATCATACGGCAAAAACTCAACGTCACCGAACAAGAACAGCCTATCATCTTGTTGAGTAGCGCTTCTGACGATTCAAACACGATCGAAGAATCGCAGAAAGTGGGGATTCAGGAAGTGATGACAAAGCCGATTTATATTCGAGAACTTTACGATTTGATCGGAAGAAACCAGATTCTTAAAAAACCTAACTTACAAAAAAACGAAAATAAAACGGGCGAAGCGGTCACATCGATTCGAAAAGCGGTCAAAATTTTAATAGCGGAAGACAATCCCGTCAACATGCTCTTGACCAAGAGCATTATCGCAAGAATTCTTCCTTCTGCCAAAATCGTGGAAGCGAGCAACGGATTGGAAGCGGTGGAGCAAACCCTAAAATCAATACCGGACTTGATTTTCATGGATATTCAAATGCCTGACATGAATGGATACGAGGCGACAGAGGCAATTCGAGGATTGAAAATGGAAAGAAGAGTTCCGATCATCGCGCTAACAGCGGGTATCGTTTCCGGAGAAAGGGAAAAGTGTATCGAAGCCGGAATGGACGACTACGTCAGCAAACCCGCAGTACAGGCCGATTTTACGAAAGTAATCTTAAATTGGCTGGCTTAG
- a CDS encoding MarR family winged helix-turn-helix transcriptional regulator has translation MVKKLESTVSNRKSKKGYLNPTRDELLTVGLGCLNFNLKRASRAIAQYFDHVLDPVGLTSARFNILMTLGTTEGMELSPMADLLVLDRTTLLRNLEPLETLGYIQDIPSENKRARKVALTEKGWEALRYAYPVWKVAHDHVVQNLGIPEWKSIIKGLRTISKKRIFENN, from the coding sequence ATGGTCAAGAAGTTGGAGTCGACGGTTTCGAATCGGAAGTCTAAGAAAGGATACCTTAATCCGACTCGCGACGAACTTTTGACCGTAGGCTTGGGTTGTCTGAACTTCAATTTGAAGAGGGCCTCCCGAGCCATTGCACAATACTTTGATCACGTCTTAGATCCGGTAGGTCTGACTTCGGCCCGCTTTAACATTCTTATGACTCTTGGAACAACGGAGGGAATGGAACTTTCTCCGATGGCAGATCTTCTTGTTTTGGATCGAACGACTCTTCTTAGAAATTTGGAACCTTTGGAAACGTTAGGTTATATTCAGGATATTCCCTCGGAAAATAAGAGGGCGAGAAAAGTCGCGCTCACGGAAAAAGGCTGGGAAGCTCTTCGCTACGCTTATCCGGTTTGGAAAGTTGCGCACGATCACGTCGTTCAAAATCTAGGAATTCCGGAATGGAAATCGATCATAAAAGGTCTTAGGACGATTTCAAAAAAAAGAATATTCGAAAATAATTAA
- a CDS encoding acyl-CoA thioesterase produces MLSTLDKTELSPSGIYRIRFQDCDPFGHLNNARYMDYFLEAREDHLRDFYGFDLFEHSSREGKSWVVTRTQIAYLEPAKQSDLVRIVTRLVGKGDGGIRNEDLMYDQAGKKLKALIWIDFAFIDLKKGRPTRHGEELNQFFNSVLYSDSGLQNGNFEERVREMKRTMAPGLEAVLV; encoded by the coding sequence ATGCTTTCTACATTGGATAAAACGGAATTATCTCCTTCCGGTATCTATCGAATCCGGTTCCAGGATTGTGATCCTTTCGGGCACCTCAATAACGCTCGTTATATGGATTACTTCCTGGAAGCGCGTGAAGACCATTTGCGTGATTTTTACGGTTTCGATCTTTTCGAACATTCTTCCAGAGAAGGGAAATCCTGGGTGGTGACTCGAACACAAATTGCCTATCTCGAACCGGCGAAACAAAGCGATCTGGTTCGTATCGTTACTCGATTGGTTGGGAAGGGTGACGGAGGAATTCGAAACGAGGATTTGATGTATGACCAAGCCGGAAAAAAATTAAAAGCCTTGATATGGATTGATTTTGCTTTCATAGATCTTAAAAAGGGAAGACCGACCCGGCACGGTGAGGAGTTGAATCAGTTTTTCAATTCCGTCCTCTATTCGGATTCGGGATTGCAGAACGGAAATTTTGAAGAGCGCGTTCGCGAAATGAAGCGGACGATGGCTCCTGGTCTGGAAGCCGTTCTCGTCTAA
- a CDS encoding TIGR04452 family lipoprotein, with amino-acid sequence MKQIFGIILISTFVNCLVVDSLGLETRYKGKEARQKIADAVNKVASLRKAAGIVDTPLESLVFLLAPDFAGLEDDKYYPKARIDDCAKNIASPTGAIISPLLPMLFDCNLKPDGILLQND; translated from the coding sequence ATGAAACAGATCTTTGGTATCATTCTCATATCTACATTCGTGAATTGTCTTGTCGTCGATTCCTTAGGTTTGGAAACAAGATATAAGGGAAAGGAAGCAAGACAAAAGATCGCCGATGCGGTAAACAAAGTCGCTTCCCTGCGAAAGGCCGCCGGCATCGTGGATACTCCGCTTGAATCGCTCGTCTTTCTTTTGGCTCCGGACTTCGCCGGTCTGGAAGACGACAAATACTATCCGAAAGCAAGAATCGACGATTGTGCAAAAAATATCGCCTCTCCGACCGGAGCGATCATTTCTCCTTTGTTGCCTATGTTGTTCGACTGTAATCTCAAACCGGACGGAATTCTTCTACAAAACGATTGA
- a CDS encoding Fpg/Nei family DNA glycosylase, whose product MPELPDLVIIQERLIPELIDRKIKSIEIIDPIVVRDLTGGAIGSSFQDNVFQRIERNGPFLNFIFENMNIVIHPMLSGRFSLDPKYKRKDLCIRIVTDGPVLSYMDDTRMGKVYFLKPEELGQIPKYKEQGVDLLSDNFTESIFLKLMDKNRKQTRVFLMDQTKLSALGNAYADEILFAAKIHPKTPCNQLTTEEKILLYESIKEVLLASIDFIRKTNAPLEVKVRDHVKVRNRKNEPCPICGTKIRRANVLGYDSFFCPNCQRAKGKQFIDWGNS is encoded by the coding sequence ATGCCCGAGCTTCCGGATCTTGTGATCATTCAAGAAAGACTGATTCCAGAATTGATCGATCGAAAAATCAAATCTATTGAGATCATCGATCCGATCGTAGTAAGGGATCTAACCGGCGGAGCGATAGGCAGTTCTTTTCAAGACAACGTTTTTCAAAGGATAGAAAGAAACGGACCTTTTTTGAATTTTATATTTGAAAATATGAATATTGTTATCCATCCGATGTTGTCCGGAAGATTCTCCTTGGATCCGAAGTACAAACGAAAAGATCTTTGTATTCGAATCGTTACGGATGGACCCGTTTTGAGTTATATGGACGATACGAGAATGGGGAAGGTCTACTTTTTAAAACCGGAAGAATTGGGGCAAATTCCGAAATACAAAGAGCAAGGAGTGGATCTTCTTTCGGATAATTTTACGGAATCCATTTTTCTGAAACTGATGGATAAGAATAGAAAACAAACCAGGGTTTTTCTGATGGACCAAACCAAACTCAGCGCATTAGGAAATGCTTATGCGGATGAAATCCTGTTCGCGGCAAAGATTCATCCGAAAACTCCCTGCAATCAACTCACTACGGAAGAAAAAATCTTACTCTATGAAAGTATAAAAGAAGTCCTTCTCGCTTCGATCGATTTTATCCGAAAAACAAACGCACCCTTGGAAGTAAAAGTAAGAGATCACGTTAAAGTCCGAAATCGTAAAAACGAACCTTGTCCAATCTGTGGAACGAAGATCCGAAGAGCGAACGTCTTAGGTTATGATTCCTTTTTCTGCCCGAATTGCCAAAGGGCAAAGGGAAAACAGTTTATCGATTGGGGAAATTCTTAG